From the genome of Nicotiana sylvestris chromosome 2, ASM39365v2, whole genome shotgun sequence, one region includes:
- the LOC104227260 gene encoding loganic acid O-methyltransferase-like isoform X1 yields MDNKYHMNGGDDLKSYAKNSEYQKQLLGYSKKVMNELIQQQLDVGLNPHFDHCNPFRIADFGCSTGRNTYLAAQNIIEAVEQKYKSNEEDPQVPEFLVFFNDLVQNDFNTLFNYIHSNKPNYFGAGVPGSFHGRVFPKAFLHIAHSSMALLYLSRIPEEVKDRNSAAWNKGRIHYSCSGAAKEVEAAYSTQFRKDIEAFLDARAEELIPGGLMVIITLGILDGVLPSECSMGVNFSILGSCLEDMAKMGIISEEKLDSFNLPYYYTSHMELETLIKAHGCFDIARFEKLPTPFRQVVHDIQTVVLSIRAVTEGLFEEHFGKDVIEELFQRYAEKVGSHPVLYDDKYRTEASYFVFLKRKTDTSKPGT; encoded by the exons ATGGATAACAAATATCACATGAATGGCGGTGATGACCTTAAGAGCTATGCTAAGAATTCTGAATACCAG AAACAACTACTTGGATATTCAAAGAAAGTAATGAATGAGTTGATTCAGCAGCAACTTGATGTGGGATTAAACCCTCATTTTGATCATTGTAACCCATTTCGCATAGCAGATTTTGGGTGTTCTACTGGACGAAACACCTATCTTGCAGCTCAGAATATCATTGAAGCAGTGGAACAAAAGTATAAATCTAATGAAGAAGATCCTCAAGTACCAGAATTCCTTGTGTTCTTTAATGATTTAGTCCAAAACGATTTCAACACTCTCTTCAATTACATCCATAGCAACAAACCTAACTACTTCGGTGCTGGAGTCCCAG GTTCTTTCCATGGACGAGTATTTCCAAAGGCGTTCCTACATATTGCCCACAGTTCCATGGCGCTTCTATACTTGTCAAGAATTCCCGAGGAAGTCAAGGACAGAAACTCAGCAGCGTGGAACAAGGGGAGAATTCATTACAGTTGTAGTGGAGCAGCAAAAGAAGTAGAGGCGGCATATTCAACTCAGTTCAGAAAAGATATAGAAGCATTTTTGGATGCAAGAGCAGAAGAGCTGATTCCAGGAGGATTAATGGTGATTATAACTCTTGGAATTCTTGATGGGGTGCTTCCTTCTGAGTGTTCCATGGGAGTCAATTTCAGCATTCTTGGATCTTGCCTAGAGGATATGGCCAAAATG GGCATCATATCAGAGGAAAAGTTGGATTCGTTCAACCTCCCATACTATTACACATCACATATGGAACTGGAAACACTGATAAAGGCACATGGATGCTTTGACATCGCAAGGTTTGAGAAGCTACCAACTCCCTTCAGACAAGTAGTACACGATATCCAGACTGTAGTCTTATCTATACGAGCGGTAACAGAGGGACTATTTGAGGAACACTTTGGGAAAGACGTCATTGAGGAATTGTTTCAACGTTATGCTGAAAAAGTTGGTTCGCATCCGGTTTTGTACGATGATAAATATCGAACAGAGGCCAGCTACTTTGTGTTTCTCAAGCGCAAAACCGATACATCCAAACCAGGAACCTAG
- the LOC104227260 gene encoding loganic acid O-methyltransferase-like isoform X2, translating into MNELIQQQLDVGLNPHFDHCNPFRIADFGCSTGRNTYLAAQNIIEAVEQKYKSNEEDPQVPEFLVFFNDLVQNDFNTLFNYIHSNKPNYFGAGVPGSFHGRVFPKAFLHIAHSSMALLYLSRIPEEVKDRNSAAWNKGRIHYSCSGAAKEVEAAYSTQFRKDIEAFLDARAEELIPGGLMVIITLGILDGVLPSECSMGVNFSILGSCLEDMAKMGIISEEKLDSFNLPYYYTSHMELETLIKAHGCFDIARFEKLPTPFRQVVHDIQTVVLSIRAVTEGLFEEHFGKDVIEELFQRYAEKVGSHPVLYDDKYRTEASYFVFLKRKTDTSKPGT; encoded by the exons ATGAATGAGTTGATTCAGCAGCAACTTGATGTGGGATTAAACCCTCATTTTGATCATTGTAACCCATTTCGCATAGCAGATTTTGGGTGTTCTACTGGACGAAACACCTATCTTGCAGCTCAGAATATCATTGAAGCAGTGGAACAAAAGTATAAATCTAATGAAGAAGATCCTCAAGTACCAGAATTCCTTGTGTTCTTTAATGATTTAGTCCAAAACGATTTCAACACTCTCTTCAATTACATCCATAGCAACAAACCTAACTACTTCGGTGCTGGAGTCCCAG GTTCTTTCCATGGACGAGTATTTCCAAAGGCGTTCCTACATATTGCCCACAGTTCCATGGCGCTTCTATACTTGTCAAGAATTCCCGAGGAAGTCAAGGACAGAAACTCAGCAGCGTGGAACAAGGGGAGAATTCATTACAGTTGTAGTGGAGCAGCAAAAGAAGTAGAGGCGGCATATTCAACTCAGTTCAGAAAAGATATAGAAGCATTTTTGGATGCAAGAGCAGAAGAGCTGATTCCAGGAGGATTAATGGTGATTATAACTCTTGGAATTCTTGATGGGGTGCTTCCTTCTGAGTGTTCCATGGGAGTCAATTTCAGCATTCTTGGATCTTGCCTAGAGGATATGGCCAAAATG GGCATCATATCAGAGGAAAAGTTGGATTCGTTCAACCTCCCATACTATTACACATCACATATGGAACTGGAAACACTGATAAAGGCACATGGATGCTTTGACATCGCAAGGTTTGAGAAGCTACCAACTCCCTTCAGACAAGTAGTACACGATATCCAGACTGTAGTCTTATCTATACGAGCGGTAACAGAGGGACTATTTGAGGAACACTTTGGGAAAGACGTCATTGAGGAATTGTTTCAACGTTATGCTGAAAAAGTTGGTTCGCATCCGGTTTTGTACGATGATAAATATCGAACAGAGGCCAGCTACTTTGTGTTTCTCAAGCGCAAAACCGATACATCCAAACCAGGAACCTAG